The following coding sequences are from one Bacillota bacterium window:
- the mutS gene encoding DNA mismatch repair protein MutS has translation MSQTNTIQPQTPMLQQYFRAKAEYPEALLMMRVGDFYELYGEDAEIAARELEIVLTGRDDGKNGRVPMAGVPYHAVERYVARLVQKGYKVALMDQMEDPRFARGLVKRKVTRVLTPGTVLEDSMLEERSNNYLVAAVAGEKLSGLGVVDVSTGEFLATEIRGELSLARIVQEIVRLQPAECLVPKDATDLAAAIEEACHATVTLYDPQEYADRRDARQLLLQHFQTQSLRGFGCEDYSVGLEAAAMVLRYLKRNQVSALQHIRTLSTYSVDNFMYLDAAARRNLELTRSLVDGSRKGTLIEVLDMTRTAMGARLLRRWLDEPLQDIDAIETRLQCVQELVNDSLTREEVRHQLGRLGDLERLTSRIATGVASPRDLAALRQSLQVLPELHAALQPVQTPRLQHLREAIRGMPDLAGFIARAIVDDPPATLKDGGVIRDGFHAELDSIRRAQREGKQWIADLELRERERTGIPSLKVGYNAVFGYYIEVSKPHLSKVPADYMRKQTTANGERFITPELKEMEAQITGAEERALILEQELFSMVREEVALHAPEILDIARAVAELDVLANFAEVAVRNDYQRPVVHSGTHIRIRNGRHPVVERFGMQTFIPNDCVLDDEQRMIVLTGPNMSGKSTYLRQVALICLMAHIGSFVPADEAEIALIDRIFTRVGAHDELATGQSTFMVEMTETATILNHATERSLVVLDEIGRGTSTYDGLAIAWAVAEALVQIGCKTLFATHYHYLNELANLMPGVRNYRVAVKEQGEQIIWLHKVLPGGTDKSYGIQVARMAGVPPEVVARAQEILRELERQSTQRGGMASAIAPDAEAVSSVKVHKQKLQLTLFEAEKHPVIEELDKMDVTTLSPLEALLKINEWKKQLKT, from the coding sequence ATGTCGCAAACGAACACAATTCAACCCCAAACCCCCATGCTGCAGCAGTACTTCCGGGCGAAGGCGGAGTACCCGGAGGCGTTGCTGATGATGCGCGTGGGCGATTTTTATGAGCTGTACGGCGAGGACGCCGAAATCGCCGCGCGCGAGCTGGAGATTGTGCTGACGGGGCGCGACGACGGCAAGAACGGGCGCGTGCCGATGGCGGGCGTGCCCTACCACGCCGTGGAGCGCTACGTCGCCCGGCTGGTGCAGAAGGGCTACAAGGTCGCGCTGATGGACCAGATGGAAGACCCCCGCTTCGCGAGGGGGCTGGTCAAGCGCAAAGTCACCCGCGTGCTGACGCCCGGCACCGTGCTGGAAGACTCCATGCTGGAGGAGCGCAGCAACAACTACCTGGTGGCGGCGGTGGCGGGCGAAAAGCTGTCGGGGCTGGGCGTGGTGGATGTCTCTACCGGTGAGTTTCTCGCCACCGAAATCCGCGGGGAGTTGAGTCTCGCGCGCATCGTGCAGGAGATTGTGCGCCTGCAACCCGCGGAGTGCCTGGTGCCTAAAGACGCCACCGATTTAGCGGCAGCCATCGAGGAAGCCTGCCACGCTACCGTCACCCTGTACGACCCGCAGGAGTATGCCGACCGCCGCGATGCCCGCCAGCTGTTGCTGCAACACTTCCAGACGCAATCCCTGCGCGGTTTCGGTTGTGAGGACTACTCGGTCGGTCTAGAAGCGGCGGCGATGGTGCTGCGCTACCTGAAGCGCAATCAGGTCTCCGCGCTACAGCATATCCGCACGCTGTCCACGTATTCGGTGGATAACTTCATGTATCTGGACGCCGCGGCGCGGCGCAATCTCGAGCTGACCCGTTCGCTGGTGGACGGCTCGCGCAAGGGCACGCTCATCGAAGTGCTGGACATGACCCGTACGGCGATGGGGGCGCGCCTGCTGCGCCGCTGGCTGGATGAGCCTTTACAGGACATCGACGCGATAGAAACGCGCCTGCAGTGCGTGCAGGAGCTGGTGAACGACTCCCTCACCCGCGAGGAGGTGCGCCACCAGCTGGGCAGACTGGGCGATTTGGAGCGGCTCACCTCGCGCATCGCCACAGGGGTGGCATCGCCGCGCGATTTGGCGGCGCTGAGACAGTCCCTGCAGGTGCTGCCCGAACTGCACGCCGCGCTACAGCCGGTGCAAACACCCCGCCTGCAACACCTGCGCGAAGCCATCCGGGGCATGCCCGACCTGGCTGGCTTCATCGCCCGCGCGATTGTGGACGACCCGCCCGCCACGCTGAAGGACGGCGGCGTCATCAGGGACGGCTTTCACGCCGAGCTGGACTCCATCCGCCGCGCACAGCGCGAGGGGAAACAGTGGATTGCAGACCTGGAGCTGCGCGAGCGTGAGCGCACCGGCATCCCGTCGCTGAAGGTGGGCTACAACGCCGTTTTTGGCTATTACATCGAGGTTTCCAAGCCGCATCTTTCCAAAGTGCCCGCCGACTACATGCGTAAGCAGACCACCGCCAACGGCGAGCGGTTCATCACGCCCGAGCTGAAGGAGATGGAGGCGCAAATCACGGGGGCGGAAGAGCGCGCGCTGATCCTGGAGCAGGAGCTGTTCAGCATGGTGCGCGAGGAGGTCGCGCTGCACGCCCCCGAGATACTGGACATCGCCCGCGCGGTGGCGGAACTGGACGTGCTGGCGAACTTCGCGGAGGTCGCCGTGCGCAACGACTACCAGCGTCCGGTGGTGCATTCGGGCACGCACATCCGCATCCGCAACGGCAGGCACCCGGTGGTGGAGCGTTTCGGCATGCAGACCTTCATCCCCAACGACTGCGTGCTGGACGATGAGCAGCGCATGATCGTGCTGACCGGCCCGAACATGAGCGGCAAAAGCACCTACCTGCGACAGGTCGCGCTGATTTGCCTGATGGCGCATATCGGCAGCTTTGTGCCCGCGGATGAGGCGGAGATTGCGCTGATAGACCGCATCTTCACCCGCGTGGGCGCGCATGACGAACTCGCTACTGGGCAGTCTACCTTTATGGTAGAGATGACCGAGACCGCCACCATCCTGAACCATGCCACCGAGCGCAGTCTGGTGGTGCTGGACGAAATCGGGCGGGGCACGAGCACCTACGACGGTCTGGCGATTGCGTGGGCGGTGGCGGAGGCGCTGGTGCAGATTGGCTGCAAGACGCTGTTCGCCACGCACTATCACTACCTGAACGAGCTGGCGAACCTGATGCCGGGCGTGCGCAACTATCGCGTGGCGGTGAAGGAGCAGGGCGAGCAGATTATCTGGCTGCACAAGGTGCTGCCTGGCGGCACGGATAAGAGCTACGGTATTCAGGTGGCGCGGATGGCGGGAGTGCCGCCGGAGGTGGTGGCGCGGGCGCAGGAGATTCTGCGCGAGCTGGAGCGGCAGTCCACGCAGCGCGGCGGCATGGCGAGCGCGATTGCCCCCGACGCCGAGGCGGTTTCCAGCGTGAAGGTCCACAAACAGAAGCTGCAGCTGACCCTCTTCGAGGCGGAGAAACATCCCGTCATCGAGGAGCTGGACAAGATGGATGTAACCACCCTCTCGCCGCTGGAGGCTCTGCTGAAAATCAACGAGTGGAAGAAGCAACTTAAGACGTAG
- the dndD gene encoding DNA sulfur modification protein DndD has product MIIRSFCVENFGCYRDRVCIQFVPPQTGRNLYLIGGMNGHGKTTLSTALKVCLFGIQGQPRLIADYVNRVNARQGKNDVAMELEFEEDNKTYVVQRRYYTRGWAQGTWDVELQVLVDGNRYEGDEAEDIINQIFPSDIADFFLFDGEEIKNLADKTEEDTAQQIGESLEAILGLRVLRTLQQDLEKVQNDYARESSSQSYQVLRSLEQRCRELEEKADDYRDKMENVRTELQRINRDIQRRAQELEKVRGGYEYYAELHRRLLRLQNQSDRILSRLRINMSERLPFALVATYLEQFLIASEQSAQFRLQQQAHRVIQLRLAELVQLLKENAECICGRALSSDSLNQVGQFLYAHLLEQSGNEDGNANPPLVAATLPTLRESEIAVLREHLKQAVLCEDVVKLSVELRQLQREMEDVKQQLDSLGDLGDQRKTVSELENIVRELSERKGALEKEFQTLKQYVEKDIPGELEKTRNQMQQIRDELIRSDKARKAERLAGKVKDLIEELLQAMRSQKIEMLERHVTETLRRLWTKGELLDRVEIMPDTFVVSVVQRGEGRLDKQALSAGEKELFALSLLAGLCKCASSTLPVLIDTPLGRLDSEHREHVVRNYYPYLAPQVILLSTDTEVTRDLYQALQPHVCQTFTLEYDLAKESTSIRKGFFDFDV; this is encoded by the coding sequence CACTGCCCTAAAAGTGTGTTTGTTCGGAATCCAAGGGCAACCTCGCCTCATTGCTGATTATGTTAACCGAGTCAACGCTCGACAAGGCAAAAACGATGTGGCTATGGAACTGGAGTTCGAGGAAGATAATAAGACCTATGTGGTGCAAAGGCGGTATTACACGCGAGGTTGGGCACAAGGTACTTGGGATGTCGAACTTCAGGTGTTGGTGGATGGTAATCGCTATGAGGGTGATGAAGCTGAGGATATTATTAACCAGATCTTTCCTTCTGACATTGCTGACTTCTTTCTCTTTGATGGAGAAGAGATTAAGAACCTTGCGGACAAGACAGAGGAAGACACTGCGCAGCAGATTGGCGAGTCGTTGGAAGCAATTCTGGGTCTCAGAGTTCTCAGAACATTGCAACAGGACTTGGAAAAGGTGCAAAATGACTATGCTCGTGAGAGCAGTAGTCAGAGTTACCAGGTCCTACGCTCGCTAGAGCAGAGATGCCGCGAGCTCGAAGAAAAAGCAGATGATTACCGTGATAAGATGGAGAACGTAAGAACAGAGCTCCAGCGCATCAACCGAGATATCCAAAGACGGGCGCAGGAACTGGAAAAGGTTCGGGGCGGTTATGAATATTATGCCGAACTACACCGTAGACTCCTGCGGCTTCAAAACCAATCAGATCGGATACTATCGCGTTTGCGTATAAATATGTCGGAGCGCTTGCCATTTGCCCTTGTAGCCACGTATCTGGAGCAATTTCTTATTGCTTCAGAACAATCAGCCCAGTTCCGTTTGCAGCAGCAGGCACATAGGGTTATTCAGCTGAGGCTCGCTGAGCTTGTACAACTGCTAAAAGAGAATGCGGAATGCATCTGTGGGCGGGCTCTTTCCTCTGATTCACTAAATCAAGTGGGACAGTTTTTGTATGCCCACTTATTGGAGCAATCCGGCAATGAAGATGGCAATGCGAACCCGCCGCTCGTGGCTGCCACTCTTCCGACCTTAAGAGAATCCGAGATTGCGGTACTGCGTGAGCACCTAAAACAGGCAGTCTTGTGTGAAGATGTCGTAAAACTCTCGGTAGAACTGCGGCAATTGCAACGAGAGATGGAGGATGTAAAACAGCAACTGGACTCGTTGGGTGATTTGGGCGACCAACGCAAAACTGTGTCTGAACTGGAAAATATCGTGCGGGAACTAAGTGAAAGGAAAGGTGCTCTGGAAAAAGAGTTTCAGACGCTAAAGCAATACGTAGAAAAGGACATACCAGGTGAACTAGAGAAGACTCGTAACCAGATGCAACAGATTCGCGATGAGCTAATTAGGAGTGATAAGGCTCGCAAAGCAGAGAGGCTAGCGGGTAAGGTCAAAGACCTGATTGAGGAACTTCTGCAGGCGATGCGAAGTCAGAAGATAGAGATGCTGGAGCGACACGTTACAGAAACATTGCGCAGGTTGTGGACAAAAGGCGAACTGCTGGACAGAGTTGAGATAATGCCTGATACGTTTGTGGTGTCCGTTGTGCAAAGGGGTGAAGGTAGGCTAGACAAGCAGGCACTGTCGGCAGGGGAGAAAGAGCTGTTTGCCCTATCGCTACTTGCCGGTCTGTGCAAGTGCGCAAGTTCCACGCTGCCTGTGCTAATCGATACGCCGCTTGGTAGACTGGACAGTGAGCATCGTGAGCACGTTGTGCGCAACTATTACCCTTATCTAGCCCCGCAAGTCATATTGTTGTCTACTGACACGGAGGTTACCCGAGACCTCTACCAAGCTCTCCAGCCACATGTGTGTCAAACCTTCACTCTGGAATATGACTTGGCAAAGGAGAGCACTTCAATAAGGAAGGGATTTTTCGATTTCGACGTCTGA
- a CDS encoding DUF87 domain-containing protein codes for MNMPLGRVLTSERAEKIKDDLTEFTGLRGDQVAVLAICLSLGVYGKKEFSFEDATGYELNPQTLTRNGSDPWVEALFSLVYGRDLSVPEESETLTHLVRGHLNHGLYLLQEMKDGSGGRLDAFLKEISQYVTIRHLQLQDRWRPVVHGIKLFVGTDVDSSNRVEWEFNNTEKSPSPHVGIAGRSGYGKTQLLKALLAQLCGIEARVPCLVFDYKGDFARDTSFVQSLNAQVLNPEHDPLPIHLFALPDYSEKTIKRFAARMQESFSAAVRMGEKQQYRLRQAIIEAFNRRRGKAPPYPDWREVAEANCNLSQSGEADTVSGVLDKIVTYELFADSTTSVPNEPFYARNTIIDLSALSAYQELVVYLLLDHVYYDMRSKGDALISEGWQELRLIIALDEAHHYLQEDNPVLGRLLREGRSFGIAVFLSTQTLSDFSNQSVDYSELINNVFLFQLAQVKRADLTKLLRVSREEARGLEDEIHRLKPGQCVWSRPVGIGDRTYSVIEAEQFYKTIGRDI; via the coding sequence ATGAATATGCCGTTGGGAAGGGTGCTAACATCAGAAAGGGCAGAGAAGATAAAAGACGATCTGACCGAGTTTACTGGACTGCGTGGTGATCAAGTTGCAGTGCTCGCTATTTGTCTGTCCCTGGGTGTTTATGGGAAAAAGGAGTTTAGCTTCGAGGACGCTACTGGTTACGAACTTAATCCGCAAACTTTAACTCGCAACGGTTCTGACCCGTGGGTAGAGGCGTTGTTCAGCCTCGTCTACGGGCGTGATTTATCCGTGCCGGAGGAGAGTGAGACTCTAACCCATCTGGTCAGGGGACACCTGAATCATGGCTTGTACTTATTGCAAGAGATGAAGGACGGTTCTGGGGGCAGGCTCGATGCTTTTCTGAAAGAAATATCTCAGTATGTTACCATCCGTCATCTTCAACTTCAAGACAGATGGAGGCCCGTGGTACACGGAATTAAACTTTTTGTCGGCACAGATGTAGACAGCAGTAATCGGGTCGAATGGGAGTTTAATAATACCGAAAAGTCCCCAAGCCCGCATGTTGGAATAGCAGGACGGTCGGGATATGGTAAGACACAGTTGTTGAAGGCGTTATTAGCACAATTGTGCGGGATAGAAGCGCGTGTACCCTGTCTGGTCTTCGACTATAAAGGTGATTTCGCACGTGATACATCCTTTGTTCAGTCTCTAAATGCACAGGTTCTAAACCCTGAGCATGACCCGCTCCCTATTCACTTGTTTGCTCTTCCTGACTACAGCGAAAAAACAATTAAGCGTTTCGCTGCGCGAATGCAGGAATCATTTTCTGCTGCAGTCCGCATGGGTGAAAAGCAGCAGTACCGTCTGAGGCAAGCAATCATTGAAGCCTTCAACCGGCGCAGAGGCAAGGCCCCTCCTTATCCAGACTGGAGAGAAGTAGCCGAAGCAAACTGTAATCTCAGTCAGAGTGGCGAGGCCGACACTGTGTCTGGCGTCCTTGATAAAATTGTTACTTATGAACTGTTTGCAGATAGCACTACTAGCGTTCCCAACGAACCTTTCTATGCGCGGAATACCATCATCGACTTGAGTGCCCTGAGTGCTTATCAGGAACTGGTCGTCTATCTGCTACTTGACCATGTGTATTATGATATGCGTTCCAAAGGCGATGCTTTGATCAGCGAGGGATGGCAAGAGCTTCGTCTGATTATTGCCTTAGACGAAGCACACCATTACTTACAGGAGGACAACCCCGTTCTGGGCAGACTTTTACGAGAGGGACGCAGTTTCGGTATTGCGGTTTTCTTAAGCACACAAACCTTATCTGACTTCTCTAACCAATCCGTAGACTATTCTGAGCTAATCAACAACGTTTTCCTGTTTCAATTGGCACAAGTTAAGCGGGCAGATCTAACCAAGCTCCTAAGGGTTTCCCGCGAGGAGGCTCGCGGGTTAGAGGATGAGATACACCGTCTTAAGCCAGGACAATGCGTGTGGAGTCGTCCGGTGGGCATTGGAGATAGGACATATTCGGTCATCGAGGCGGAACAATTCTACAAGACAATTGGAAGGGACATTTAG
- a CDS encoding S-layer homology domain-containing protein — MSTVVRGLFFILLFANAVFATPTKGEQGSPLALAVSDFTGDSPALCQAATEIVLTDLAKSRRLTLVERAQLRQALNELRLQKTGLTESGDMARAGKIIGATHVVIGSLSVNEQRVILNARVLDVRTGALYAGAAVNVEGWSDELFALAHELANALHYQLTGECLPGFVTPPAVPTVNRTTLAEDTGLSRSPETPAPDWGNLPESEAIALALAKGCMRLFADGSFRPHEPVTGRYLYETLRRLARRYQMDDSRLFPSGDGANVVCRMEAVRLVGALVTGRQSYFLDVPEWATSWLGNTPHKPLTRAHLAMLLRLTEEQLQRRITSSAPASSVSAGER; from the coding sequence GTGTCAACGGTGGTTCGCGGGCTATTTTTCATCTTACTGTTTGCCAACGCGGTGTTTGCTACGCCGACCAAGGGCGAGCAAGGGTCTCCGCTTGCGCTCGCGGTCTCGGATTTCACCGGTGACAGTCCTGCACTGTGCCAGGCGGCGACCGAGATTGTCCTGACCGACCTGGCTAAATCGCGCAGGCTCACGCTGGTGGAACGAGCGCAGCTGCGGCAGGCGTTGAACGAGTTGCGGTTGCAGAAGACAGGCCTGACGGAAAGCGGTGACATGGCACGAGCCGGCAAAATCATCGGGGCAACCCATGTGGTTATCGGTAGCCTGAGCGTCAACGAACAGAGGGTGATACTGAATGCCCGTGTGCTGGATGTGCGCACCGGCGCGCTCTATGCGGGAGCAGCGGTCAACGTGGAAGGCTGGAGCGATGAGCTTTTCGCGCTGGCACATGAACTGGCAAATGCTCTGCACTACCAGTTGACCGGTGAGTGCCTACCCGGTTTTGTCACGCCTCCTGCCGTGCCCACTGTGAACAGGACGACCCTTGCTGAAGACACTGGCTTGTCGCGGAGCCCTGAGACGCCCGCACCCGACTGGGGAAACCTGCCGGAAAGCGAGGCTATCGCCCTTGCGCTGGCGAAGGGATGCATGAGGCTGTTTGCGGATGGGTCGTTTCGTCCGCACGAGCCGGTAACCGGGCGTTATCTCTATGAAACCTTACGTCGCCTTGCCCGACGCTATCAGATGGATGACTCCCGCCTTTTCCCATCTGGTGATGGAGCCAACGTTGTCTGCCGGATGGAGGCGGTGCGCCTCGTCGGGGCGCTGGTTACAGGGCGACAGTCCTACTTCCTCGATGTGCCTGAATGGGCTACCTCGTGGCTGGGAAATACCCCTCACAAGCCTCTCACCCGCGCTCATCTGGCGATGCTGTTGCGCCTGACGGAAGAGCAGCTGCAACGCAGGATAACGTCTTCTGCACCGGCGTCGTCTGTATCTGCGGGAGAGCGTTAA
- a CDS encoding SIS domain-containing protein: MLKTYLTGYLDTVQHLVAQVPVEQVESIVLRLVDLYHRGGTLALVGNGGSASTASHIANDFQKCLYDLFGKPFRCLALTDSISIITAWANDTDYTNVFAPQVRTWLGKDDVLIAISGSGNSPNVLHAVEAAKEQGAYTIGLTGYRGGKLAAIAHESIIVPCENMQQIEDMHMILVHLFFSGMRERIAGRV; the protein is encoded by the coding sequence ATGTTGAAGACATACCTTACCGGGTATCTGGACACGGTGCAGCATCTGGTAGCACAGGTTCCCGTCGAGCAGGTGGAAAGCATCGTTTTGCGACTGGTAGACCTCTATCATCGGGGAGGCACCCTGGCGCTGGTGGGCAACGGGGGGAGTGCGTCCACTGCCTCGCACATTGCGAACGACTTCCAGAAGTGCCTGTACGACCTGTTCGGCAAGCCGTTTCGATGTTTGGCGTTGACCGACAGCATCTCCATCATCACCGCATGGGCGAACGACACCGATTACACCAACGTGTTTGCCCCGCAGGTGCGCACCTGGCTGGGCAAGGACGACGTGCTGATTGCCATCAGCGGCAGCGGTAACTCGCCCAACGTGTTGCACGCGGTAGAAGCGGCAAAAGAGCAGGGCGCATACACCATCGGGTTGACGGGCTACCGCGGCGGCAAGTTGGCGGCTATCGCGCACGAAAGCATCATCGTGCCCTGCGAGAATATGCAGCAGATCGAAGACATGCACATGATACTGGTGCATCTGTTTTTCTCGGGGATGCGCGAGCGAATCGCGGGAAGGGTATAG
- a CDS encoding endo-1,4-beta-xylanase encodes MTAEEILKTADSRIEKHRKADFTVKVVDRQGKPVAGAQVEVAQTRHAFLFGCNIFPLFSYQGEMHEKYGSQFAALLNYATLAFYWGMYEPERGRKGREEQERIARWCQQRGIATKGHPLVWHTVYPQWAPNEVDQVKPLLLERIREIVSQFKGLIDRWDVVNEATEPNMPVNGVSNWIKRDGSVAVVLECLTCAREANPKAFLLYNDWYIQPPYEKLAEELVRRNAPVDAFGLQSHMQRGEWPLERAWQICETYARFGKPLHFTEVTVLSGQHGWELPRPWRTTPDGEARQADYVEKFYTILFSHPAVEAITWWDFMDGGWMGAPAGLVREDLSPKPVYHRLMRLIKGKWWTKETVRTNARGEAKLRGFLGDYQVTVNATAGRRTQQFTLKRGRNEWVIRL; translated from the coding sequence ATGACTGCGGAAGAAATCCTGAAGACCGCTGATAGCCGCATCGAGAAGCACCGCAAGGCGGACTTTACCGTGAAAGTGGTAGACAGGCAGGGCAAGCCCGTCGCTGGTGCCCAGGTCGAGGTAGCCCAAACTCGTCATGCCTTCCTGTTCGGATGCAACATCTTCCCGCTGTTCTCTTATCAGGGTGAGATGCACGAGAAGTACGGCAGCCAGTTTGCTGCCCTGCTGAACTATGCCACTCTGGCATTCTATTGGGGCATGTATGAGCCAGAACGCGGTCGCAAGGGGCGCGAGGAACAGGAACGCATCGCCCGATGGTGCCAGCAACGCGGTATTGCCACCAAAGGACACCCGCTGGTGTGGCATACAGTGTATCCCCAGTGGGCACCCAACGAGGTAGACCAGGTAAAACCCCTTCTGCTTGAGCGTATTCGTGAGATTGTTTCGCAATTCAAGGGGTTGATCGACCGCTGGGACGTCGTCAACGAGGCGACCGAACCGAATATGCCCGTCAATGGCGTCAGTAACTGGATAAAGCGCGACGGGTCGGTGGCGGTGGTGTTAGAATGCCTGACCTGCGCACGCGAAGCCAACCCCAAAGCGTTTCTGCTGTACAACGACTGGTACATCCAACCTCCTTACGAGAAGCTGGCGGAGGAACTCGTCCGTCGCAACGCGCCCGTCGATGCCTTTGGCCTTCAATCCCACATGCAACGTGGTGAGTGGCCGCTGGAGCGAGCATGGCAAATCTGCGAGACCTATGCGCGGTTCGGCAAGCCGTTGCACTTCACGGAAGTCACCGTCCTTTCGGGACAGCACGGCTGGGAACTGCCACGCCCCTGGCGCACCACACCGGACGGCGAGGCGCGGCAGGCGGACTACGTGGAGAAGTTCTACACCATTCTCTTCTCCCATCCGGCAGTGGAAGCCATCACCTGGTGGGACTTCATGGACGGCGGCTGGATGGGCGCGCCGGCGGGTCTGGTTCGTGAAGACCTCAGCCCCAAGCCAGTGTATCACCGCCTGATGCGCCTTATCAAGGGCAAATGGTGGACGAAAGAGACCGTCCGCACGAACGCGCGTGGGGAGGCGAAGCTGCGCGGCTTTCTCGGCGACTATCAGGTCACGGTGAACGCGACCGCTGGCAGACGCACCCAGCAGTTCACCCTGAAGCGCGGCAGAAACGAGTGGGTGATCAGGCTGTAA
- a CDS encoding DUF1559 domain-containing protein: MTRRGFTLIELLVVIAIIAILAAILFPVFAQAREKARSASCLSNLKQLGLAVAMYVQDYDERFGGGSTHLFGTPENCLGHRWWLDMIEPYVKNRGLKNCPSEKVRVGWFDPTIADVPGTQCGEGVYYSSYSWNVVICYIDGANGLTADLGFACPWDGGRYWGLRRGTALAAVSRPAEVIAIMDSRDGWIETWADIITDLHRNPNGPGVAYRHNEGFNAVYVDGHARYHRKHSTKVRNWVIQELPDNIANLP; this comes from the coding sequence ATGACTCGGAGAGGATTCACTCTCATCGAGCTGCTGGTGGTCATCGCAATTATCGCGATACTGGCAGCCATCCTGTTCCCGGTGTTTGCGCAGGCGCGCGAAAAAGCGCGAAGCGCATCCTGCCTGTCCAACCTCAAGCAGCTGGGGCTGGCGGTCGCCATGTACGTACAGGACTACGATGAACGCTTCGGTGGCGGCAGCACCCACCTGTTCGGCACGCCCGAAAACTGTTTAGGGCATCGGTGGTGGCTTGATATGATCGAGCCGTATGTCAAGAACCGCGGGCTCAAGAACTGTCCTTCCGAGAAAGTACGAGTTGGCTGGTTTGACCCCACAATTGCCGATGTGCCTGGTACCCAGTGTGGCGAAGGTGTCTACTACTCCAGCTACAGCTGGAATGTGGTTATCTGCTACATCGATGGGGCGAACGGACTAACTGCGGATTTAGGCTTCGCGTGCCCGTGGGACGGTGGTCGCTACTGGGGGCTTCGCCGTGGTACCGCGCTGGCTGCGGTATCGCGTCCAGCTGAGGTCATCGCGATCATGGACAGCCGAGACGGATGGATCGAGACATGGGCGGATATAATCACTGACCTACATCGTAACCCGAACGGTCCTGGCGTTGCTTATCGCCACAATGAGGGCTTCAATGCGGTGTACGTGGACGGCCACGCCCGTTACCATCGCAAACACTCGACGAAGGTACGTAACTGGGTGATCCAGGAACTGCCCGACAATATCGCGAACCTGCCGTAG